In one window of Coralliovum pocilloporae DNA:
- the uvrA gene encoding excinuclease ABC subunit UvrA codes for MLTKISVRGAREHNLKNVDLDLPRDKLVVMTGLSGSGKSSLAFDTIYAEGQRRYVESLSAYARQFLEMMQKPDVDQIDGLSPAISIEQKTTSRNPRSTVGTVTEIYDYMRLLFARVGTPYSPVTGLPIESQTVSQMVDRVLSLPEKTRLYLLAPIVRGRKGEYRKELAELMKRGFQRVKIDSEFYEIADAPALDKKFKHNIDVVVDRLVVRPDMATRLADSIETALQLAEGIAIAEFADEKDEKGNPKRMTFSEKFACPVSGFTIPEIEPRLFSFNNPFGACPSCDGLGTERSVSEDLVVPDHSETLRGGAIAPWSKSSSPYYAQTLEALGRHFAFAVSDRWSDIGEKARQAILYGTGKEEVAFHYDDGVRSYQTKKTFEGVIPNLERRWRETESNWSREEIEKYMTTTPCSTCLGYRLKSEALAVKIGDRHVGEISDLSIKAAGQWFDTISDDLSDKKQEIAGRILKEIRERLKFLNDVGLDYLTLSRGSGTLSGGESQRIRLASQIGSGLTGVLYVLDEPSIGLHQRDNERLLETLKHLRDLGNTVIVVEHDEDAILAADFVADIGPGAGVHGGEVIAAGTPQDIMANPKSLTGQYLSGAIRIPQPDKRRKIKKSRALKLKGARGNNLRNVSTSIPLGTFTCVTGVSGGGKSTLLLDTIYKAVARRLNGARDNPSPHDSLNGLEHLDKVIDIDQSPIGRTPRSNPATYTGAFTPIREWFSGLPESKARGYQPGRFSFNVKGGRCEACQGDGVIKIEMHFLPDVYVTCDVCKGKRYNRETLEVAFKGKSIADILEMTVDEGVEFFAAVPAVRDKLLTLQRVGLGYIKVGQQATTLSGGEAQRVKLAKELSKRATGRTLYILDEPTTGLHFHDVAKLLEVLHELVGQGNTVAVIEHNLEVIKTADWIVDLGPEGGDGGGTIVAEGTPEDVALCEGSYTGRFLKELFERRPEPTSASAAE; via the coding sequence GTGTTGACCAAAATATCCGTGCGAGGTGCGCGCGAACATAATCTGAAGAATGTCGATCTGGACCTGCCACGGGACAAGCTGGTGGTGATGACCGGCCTTTCCGGCTCGGGTAAATCGTCTCTCGCCTTCGACACGATTTATGCAGAAGGTCAGCGCCGTTACGTGGAATCGCTCTCAGCCTATGCCCGGCAGTTCCTTGAGATGATGCAGAAACCGGACGTGGATCAGATTGATGGCCTTTCCCCTGCCATTTCGATTGAGCAGAAGACCACCTCACGGAACCCGCGATCAACAGTCGGCACAGTCACCGAGATCTATGACTATATGCGCCTTCTGTTTGCGCGCGTTGGCACGCCTTATTCTCCGGTGACCGGATTGCCGATCGAAAGCCAGACTGTCAGCCAGATGGTCGATCGCGTGCTTAGCCTGCCGGAGAAGACCCGCCTGTATCTCCTGGCTCCAATCGTTCGTGGCCGTAAGGGTGAATACCGCAAGGAATTGGCCGAGCTGATGAAGCGCGGGTTTCAGCGCGTGAAGATTGACAGCGAATTTTACGAGATCGCCGATGCCCCGGCTCTGGACAAGAAATTCAAGCACAACATCGATGTGGTCGTGGACCGGCTCGTCGTTCGCCCTGACATGGCAACGCGTCTGGCAGATTCCATCGAGACTGCACTTCAGCTGGCAGAAGGCATCGCCATTGCGGAATTCGCAGACGAGAAGGATGAAAAAGGCAACCCCAAACGGATGACCTTTTCCGAGAAGTTCGCCTGCCCTGTCTCTGGTTTCACCATTCCTGAAATTGAACCCCGTCTGTTTTCCTTCAACAACCCGTTTGGCGCCTGCCCGAGCTGCGACGGCCTCGGGACCGAGCGATCTGTTTCAGAAGACCTTGTGGTTCCTGATCATTCAGAAACGCTGCGTGGTGGCGCCATTGCGCCATGGTCGAAGTCCTCAAGCCCCTATTACGCCCAGACCCTTGAAGCGCTGGGACGGCATTTCGCGTTTGCCGTAAGCGACCGATGGTCAGACATTGGCGAGAAAGCCCGGCAGGCTATCCTCTATGGCACTGGCAAGGAAGAAGTCGCCTTCCACTATGATGATGGCGTCCGGTCATACCAGACCAAAAAAACCTTCGAAGGTGTTATCCCCAACCTGGAACGGCGCTGGCGGGAAACGGAATCCAACTGGTCTCGCGAAGAGATCGAAAAATACATGACCACCACACCATGCTCCACCTGTCTTGGTTATCGCCTGAAATCAGAAGCACTCGCGGTCAAGATTGGTGACAGGCATGTGGGAGAAATTTCCGACCTGTCCATCAAAGCTGCCGGTCAGTGGTTCGATACTATTTCAGATGACCTTTCAGACAAGAAACAGGAAATTGCCGGGCGCATTCTGAAGGAAATCCGGGAGCGGTTGAAATTTCTCAATGATGTGGGGCTGGATTATCTCACCTTGTCGCGTGGATCCGGCACCCTGTCAGGTGGAGAATCCCAGCGCATCCGGCTCGCGTCCCAGATCGGTTCTGGGCTGACCGGTGTTCTCTATGTTCTTGATGAGCCATCCATCGGCCTTCATCAGCGCGATAATGAACGTCTGCTTGAGACGTTGAAGCATCTGCGTGATCTCGGCAATACGGTTATCGTGGTTGAACATGATGAAGACGCCATTCTGGCCGCTGATTTCGTTGCTGATATTGGCCCCGGTGCTGGTGTGCATGGTGGCGAGGTGATTGCAGCCGGTACGCCTCAGGATATCATGGCCAATCCGAAATCTCTTACCGGGCAATATCTGTCAGGTGCCATTCGCATTCCCCAGCCGGATAAGCGCCGCAAGATCAAGAAAAGCCGCGCCCTCAAGCTGAAGGGTGCGCGCGGGAACAATCTGCGCAATGTGTCAACGTCCATTCCTCTGGGAACCTTTACCTGTGTGACCGGCGTTTCAGGAGGCGGCAAGTCCACCCTTCTGCTGGATACAATCTACAAGGCCGTGGCACGCAGGCTGAATGGTGCGCGGGATAATCCGTCTCCGCACGATTCCCTCAATGGTCTCGAACATCTGGACAAGGTGATCGATATCGACCAATCCCCTATTGGCAGAACACCACGCTCCAACCCGGCCACCTATACAGGTGCGTTTACACCAATCCGGGAATGGTTCTCCGGGCTGCCGGAATCCAAGGCACGCGGCTATCAGCCGGGACGGTTCTCTTTCAACGTCAAGGGTGGCCGCTGTGAAGCCTGTCAGGGTGACGGGGTCATCAAGATCGAAATGCACTTCCTGCCCGACGTCTATGTGACCTGCGATGTCTGCAAAGGCAAACGCTATAACCGGGAAACTCTGGAAGTTGCTTTCAAGGGCAAGTCCATTGCCGACATCCTTGAAATGACAGTGGATGAAGGTGTTGAGTTTTTCGCGGCGGTCCCCGCTGTCCGTGACAAATTGCTGACCCTTCAGCGGGTTGGTCTTGGGTATATCAAGGTCGGCCAGCAGGCCACCACTCTGTCAGGAGGCGAGGCTCAAAGGGTGAAGCTTGCCAAGGAATTGTCAAAACGGGCAACCGGCCGGACCCTCTACATTCTCGACGAACCAACAACCGGTCTCCATTTCCACGATGTGGCAAAACTGCTCGAAGTCCTGCATGAGCTGGTGGGCCAGGGCAACACGGTAGCGGTTATCGAACATAATCTTGAAGTCATCAAAACAGCTGACTGGATTGTCGATCTGGGCCCTGAAGGCGGAGACGGCGGAGGTACGATCGTGGCCGAAGGTACACCGGAAGATGTGGCCTTATGCGAGGGTTCCTATACCGGGCGGTTCCTGAAAGAGCTGTTCGAGCGACGGCCAGAGCCAACATCAGCAAGCGCGGCCGAATAA
- a CDS encoding DUF1127 domain-containing protein, with translation MFTSLYGSYKQWRQYRSTVSQLSQLSGRQLDDLGIIPGDISKIAHRKMK, from the coding sequence ATGTTCACGTCGCTTTACGGTTCTTACAAGCAGTGGCGTCAGTATCGGTCAACGGTATCTCAGCTGTCACAGCTGTCCGGTCGCCAGCTTGATGATCTGGGTATTATTCCGGGCGATATTTCCAAGATCGCACACCGGAAAATGAAGTAA
- a CDS encoding DUF1127 domain-containing protein, protein MLNTLFGTLKSWNTQRKSARSLAKLPARALDDLGLVRGDFR, encoded by the coding sequence ATGCTGAATACGCTTTTTGGTACTTTGAAGAGCTGGAACACTCAGCGTAAATCTGCACGCTCACTGGCAAAACTGCCAGCTCGTGCACTGGATGATCTTGGTCTTGTTCGCGGCGATTTCCGCTAA
- a CDS encoding DUF1127 domain-containing protein, with the protein MTMFTSLYGSFKKWRKYRDTYSELSRLTRHELDDLGISRSDIDVIARRTAM; encoded by the coding sequence ATGACCATGTTTACATCTCTCTACGGCTCATTCAAAAAATGGCGCAAGTACCGGGACACCTATTCCGAGCTTTCTCGCCTGACACGTCACGAGTTGGACGATCTGGGCATCAGCCGCAGCGACATTGATGTGATCGCACGTCGGACTGCCATGTAA
- the trmFO gene encoding methylenetetrahydrofolate--tRNA-(uracil(54)-C(5))-methyltransferase (FADH(2)-oxidizing) TrmFO, with translation MKPVHVIGGGLAGSEAAWQLAERGLNVVLHEMRPVRGTDAHQTDGLAELVCSNSFRSDDAEFNAVGLLHEELRRMGSLILRSADANQVPAGGALAVDRDGFSAAVTEALSNHPLITVERGEVAGLPPEDWGNCIIATGPLTSPALAEAVLALSGEDQLAFFDAIAPIIHTDSVDMSKAWFQSRYDKPGPGGTGKDYLNCPMDEEQYNRFIDALIDGEKTDFKEWESNTPYFDGCLPIEVMAERGRETLRYGPMKPVGLTNPHNPDIKPHAIIQLRQDNALGTLYNMVGFQTKLKYGAQADIFRMIPGLENAEFARLGGLHRNTFLNSPKVLDASLRLKAAPRLRFAGQITGCEGYVESTAIGLLAGLFTAAEHLGHTLTPPPETTAFGALLGHITGGHLSSDDEPKGKRSFQPMNVNFGLFPPVEIKKPEGVKRLRGPEKGKLKKSTMTRRALIDLEQWQTVATQQTRPE, from the coding sequence TTGAAACCTGTTCATGTTATTGGCGGCGGTCTCGCCGGATCAGAAGCAGCCTGGCAACTCGCTGAACGCGGCCTGAATGTGGTTCTGCACGAGATGCGCCCAGTACGCGGAACTGATGCCCACCAGACGGACGGGCTCGCTGAACTGGTCTGTTCAAACTCCTTCCGATCTGATGATGCCGAATTCAATGCGGTGGGCCTCCTGCATGAAGAGCTGAGACGGATGGGATCGCTGATCCTCCGGTCTGCTGATGCCAATCAGGTTCCTGCAGGTGGCGCGCTTGCTGTCGACAGAGACGGCTTTTCTGCAGCAGTCACAGAAGCTTTGTCGAACCATCCGCTGATTACCGTGGAACGAGGCGAAGTCGCTGGCCTGCCACCAGAGGACTGGGGCAACTGCATCATCGCAACAGGCCCGCTCACGTCCCCCGCACTGGCGGAGGCTGTACTGGCCCTGAGCGGTGAAGACCAGCTCGCCTTTTTTGATGCGATTGCGCCAATCATCCATACAGACAGTGTGGACATGAGCAAGGCCTGGTTCCAGTCGCGATACGACAAACCCGGCCCTGGCGGCACCGGTAAGGACTACCTCAACTGCCCCATGGATGAGGAGCAGTATAACCGCTTTATCGATGCCCTGATTGATGGCGAGAAAACAGATTTCAAGGAATGGGAAAGCAACACCCCATACTTTGACGGCTGCCTGCCGATTGAAGTGATGGCTGAACGCGGGCGTGAAACCCTGCGCTATGGCCCGATGAAGCCGGTCGGCCTGACCAACCCGCACAATCCGGACATCAAACCCCACGCCATCATCCAGCTCAGGCAGGATAACGCTCTGGGAACGCTCTATAATATGGTGGGTTTTCAGACCAAACTGAAATATGGCGCACAAGCCGATATCTTCCGCATGATCCCGGGTCTTGAGAACGCGGAGTTTGCCCGCCTTGGCGGCCTGCATCGCAACACGTTCCTCAATTCGCCAAAGGTTCTGGACGCTTCACTCCGCCTCAAGGCCGCTCCGCGCCTTCGGTTTGCAGGCCAGATTACCGGTTGTGAGGGCTATGTGGAATCAACAGCGATCGGCCTGTTGGCAGGTCTGTTCACTGCGGCAGAACATCTTGGTCATACTCTGACCCCGCCACCGGAAACAACGGCCTTCGGTGCCCTGCTCGGGCATATCACCGGCGGCCATCTGTCAAGCGACGATGAGCCGAAAGGAAAACGCTCCTTCCAGCCCATGAACGTCAATTTCGGCCTTTTCCCTCCCGTTGAAATCAAAAAACCGGAAGGGGTCAAGCGACTGCGCGGGCCGGAAAAAGGCAAGCTGAAGAAGAGCACAATGACCCGGCGAGCGCTTATTGATCTGGAGCAATGGCAGACCGTTGCAACACAACAAACTCGCCCCGAATAA
- a CDS encoding DUF4153 domain-containing protein, which produces MTKPGFVSRLRRFILPDLERAVIRFPLSFLCAWGLTFDVVAILLLDFDRRILESDGHLLLTAGFFWFLTIDLIREDRAWSRASATAVALAGFLPLAALTFFGTGDWSIGWPGLLVGLVLLSSVAGYMSPGQSLMDYWRFNRSYVLGAALSLAGASFSIGGLFVINESLDALFGVSFSEQISEILAPIFLIGLMATYWLAFLPTRTEVAVSTAAEGLDKAVLLLGRMVLLPLLLLYAVLLLAYAGKIGLDLSLPKGVLGTIVPAFGVTGAAAVLLLYPDRDDVRFVRWFSDWWFAVTLIPTVLLGIALWQRYASYGLTDARYALALVFIWMAVLGVVFTIKRQNRDLRWIVGGLAGLFLLTSVGPWGLEALPVREQSRAVAGILEQQGKLDAGRAHSLTSEQPLVLSGQDYGRLSGAVQYLRHKGQLSRLEPLFAESGEDGSPFPGNDETIQQRILALFKVKPGEEVEDGLLPNGMVWTSAFLKGGEQSLADYSTVLGVVSIDYDLKSALPDGWKASKEKGDLIIQRKGSDQPAAGFRFPVGALTKEAGKGFTLGLIKPEGAQAAGLALLPTRVEVREYDNTLEIIRGEFVVLQRSAIAPDQ; this is translated from the coding sequence ATGACCAAACCTGGTTTTGTTTCCCGGTTACGCCGGTTTATTTTGCCGGACCTTGAACGGGCCGTTATCCGTTTTCCCCTTTCGTTTTTGTGCGCCTGGGGGCTGACATTTGATGTTGTTGCCATTCTGCTTTTGGATTTTGATCGAAGGATTCTGGAATCCGATGGTCACCTGCTGCTGACTGCCGGGTTTTTCTGGTTTCTCACCATTGATCTGATCCGTGAAGACAGAGCCTGGTCCCGAGCAAGCGCGACTGCTGTGGCGCTGGCGGGCTTCCTCCCGCTTGCTGCGCTGACCTTCTTTGGAACGGGTGACTGGTCCATCGGCTGGCCAGGTCTACTCGTCGGTCTCGTGCTCTTGTCCAGCGTTGCCGGATATATGTCTCCGGGACAGAGCCTGATGGATTATTGGCGGTTTAACCGCTCCTATGTGCTGGGTGCAGCTCTGTCCCTGGCAGGAGCCAGCTTTTCCATTGGTGGCCTGTTTGTCATCAATGAGAGCCTTGATGCCCTGTTTGGCGTATCGTTTTCTGAACAGATTTCGGAAATCCTCGCGCCGATTTTCCTGATTGGCTTGATGGCGACATACTGGCTGGCGTTCCTGCCGACCCGTACGGAGGTGGCGGTATCTACCGCTGCTGAAGGACTCGATAAGGCTGTTCTGCTCCTGGGACGGATGGTCCTTTTGCCGTTGCTCCTGCTCTATGCTGTTCTCCTGTTGGCCTATGCGGGAAAGATAGGGCTCGACCTGAGCCTGCCGAAGGGCGTGCTGGGAACAATCGTTCCGGCTTTCGGGGTAACCGGTGCGGCCGCTGTTCTGCTTCTTTATCCTGATCGGGATGATGTCCGGTTTGTCCGCTGGTTCTCTGACTGGTGGTTTGCGGTCACGCTGATCCCGACGGTCCTGTTGGGCATTGCCCTGTGGCAGCGCTATGCGAGTTATGGCCTGACGGATGCGCGCTATGCCCTTGCGCTTGTCTTTATCTGGATGGCCGTTCTCGGCGTGGTCTTTACGATCAAGCGCCAGAACCGGGATCTGCGATGGATTGTCGGCGGCCTGGCTGGCCTGTTTCTTCTCACATCTGTGGGGCCATGGGGGCTGGAGGCGCTTCCAGTGCGTGAGCAGAGCAGGGCAGTTGCTGGTATTCTTGAGCAACAGGGAAAACTCGACGCAGGTCGGGCACACTCGTTGACGTCAGAACAGCCACTGGTTCTGTCCGGGCAGGATTATGGTCGGCTGTCAGGCGCTGTGCAGTATCTCAGGCATAAGGGGCAGCTGTCCCGACTGGAGCCGTTGTTTGCAGAATCTGGCGAGGATGGAAGTCCGTTTCCTGGGAATGACGAAACGATACAGCAGCGGATCCTCGCCCTTTTCAAGGTAAAGCCAGGAGAGGAGGTCGAAGACGGCCTGTTGCCGAATGGAATGGTCTGGACCTCAGCTTTCCTCAAAGGCGGCGAGCAGTCTCTGGCTGATTATTCGACTGTTCTCGGTGTGGTCTCAATTGACTACGATCTCAAATCGGCATTGCCTGACGGTTGGAAAGCCTCAAAGGAGAAGGGTGATCTGATCATTCAGCGGAAAGGATCAGACCAACCTGCTGCGGGTTTCCGCTTCCCGGTTGGTGCTTTGACGAAGGAGGCCGGGAAAGGTTTCACTCTTGGGCTAATCAAGCCTGAGGGCGCGCAGGCTGCAGGTCTCGCTCTGCTGCCAACGCGTGTGGAAGTGCGTGAATATGACAATACGCTGGAGATTATTCGGGGCGAGTTTGTTGTGTTGCAACGGTCTGCCATTGCTCCAGATCAATAA
- a CDS encoding phytoene/squalene synthase family protein, which produces MGTAASEIDACVALVRRDDRPRYLATLLAPAACRDDLMALYAFNCELSRIPLVVNEPMAGEIRVQWWRDALAGEGHGDVRSNPVAASLLDTIERHRLSFTDFDAVLNGCSVELDGGFLADMNALEGYLGERVSMLFKLAGLISGLAPTTPGLADASGHSGVAYGLTSVLASFAMDRKSGRCFIPEQVCHAHGLTFETIAAGDEQAKLTDALTELHDAAWRHLRLAEEYIMLLPDGHRRSFLPIALLPARLKQLKAILSDPGRPVADRSQLGLQWTLLRNLRRFS; this is translated from the coding sequence GTGGGTACAGCTGCCTCGGAAATTGACGCCTGTGTGGCATTGGTCCGTCGCGATGACCGGCCGCGCTATCTTGCGACCTTGCTTGCGCCTGCTGCCTGTCGCGATGATCTGATGGCTCTCTATGCCTTTAACTGTGAACTGAGCCGTATTCCCCTTGTGGTGAATGAGCCCATGGCCGGAGAAATCAGGGTCCAGTGGTGGCGGGATGCGCTGGCTGGTGAGGGACATGGAGATGTGCGATCCAACCCGGTGGCCGCAAGCCTGCTGGACACGATTGAGCGTCACCGCTTGTCTTTCACCGATTTTGACGCCGTTCTGAATGGCTGCAGTGTGGAACTTGATGGCGGCTTTCTGGCCGATATGAACGCACTTGAAGGCTATCTGGGCGAGCGTGTTTCCATGCTTTTCAAGCTTGCTGGTTTGATATCCGGTCTTGCGCCAACAACGCCCGGCCTGGCAGATGCGAGTGGTCACAGCGGGGTGGCTTATGGGCTGACATCGGTTCTGGCCAGTTTTGCAATGGACAGGAAAAGCGGGCGTTGTTTCATCCCGGAGCAGGTCTGTCATGCTCATGGGCTTACCTTTGAGACGATTGCCGCAGGCGATGAACAGGCGAAGCTGACGGATGCGCTGACAGAGCTTCACGATGCTGCCTGGAGACATCTCCGATTGGCTGAAGAGTACATTATGCTCCTGCCGGATGGACACAGACGGAGCTTTCTGCCGATTGCTCTGCTGCCGGCACGTTTGAAGCAGTTGAAGGCAATCCTGTCTGATCCGGGACGACCTGTGGCTGATCGGTCTCAGCTTGGGTTGCAATGGACCCTGCTCAGGAATTTGCGCCGATTCAGCTAG
- a CDS encoding Mth938-like domain-containing protein — protein sequence MKRGQGIEIRDAHFPDRAPIDAYGNGGFRFADMSHKGSLLCIPSGIYGWPLISAEQFDETAFSRILEEADQIEVLLIGCGSELTLLDPELRQRFRDLGIMADPMSTGAAIRTYNVLLSEKRAVAAALLAVESP from the coding sequence ATGAAACGCGGTCAGGGGATTGAGATACGGGATGCCCATTTCCCTGACCGGGCACCGATAGACGCCTACGGTAATGGCGGCTTTCGCTTTGCCGATATGTCCCACAAGGGATCACTGCTCTGCATACCGTCGGGCATTTATGGCTGGCCATTGATATCGGCAGAACAATTCGATGAGACGGCCTTTTCCCGGATCCTTGAAGAAGCTGACCAGATTGAAGTCCTGTTGATCGGGTGCGGGTCGGAACTGACGCTGCTTGACCCGGAGCTGAGGCAGAGATTTCGTGATCTGGGCATCATGGCAGACCCCATGTCGACCGGGGCCGCTATCCGCACCTACAATGTGCTCCTTTCGGAAAAACGGGCCGTCGCTGCTGCACTGCTGGCTGTGGAGAGTCCATAG
- the secF gene encoding protein translocase subunit SecF has translation MIRLIPDDTAYKFMHHRRWSFPLSALLLVGSLVMFGINGLNLGIDFRGGTLIEIQTTDGPADIGNIRQAVGSLNFGDVEVQEFGSPTEVLIRVEQQDGGETAQQNVIAKVRQVLGEDNINYRRVEVVGPRVSGELTRTGIIAVLSALFAVLVYIWFRFEWQFAVGAVLATMHDVILTIGMFAVLQLDFNLASIAAILTIVGYSLNDTVVVYDRIRETLRKYKKRPLAELLDVAINQTLSRTVLTSVTTLLALGSLFFFGGEVIRSFTFAMIWGVFVGTYSSVFMAAPLLIFLKLRPQQLHDEEDGDTVGAGSV, from the coding sequence ATGATACGTTTGATTCCGGACGATACCGCATACAAGTTTATGCACCATCGGCGCTGGAGCTTCCCGCTTTCAGCTCTCCTGCTGGTCGGCTCTCTGGTCATGTTTGGTATCAATGGACTGAATCTCGGAATTGACTTCCGGGGCGGGACATTGATTGAAATTCAGACCACTGACGGACCGGCCGACATTGGCAATATCAGGCAGGCGGTTGGCAGCCTCAACTTCGGTGATGTTGAGGTTCAGGAATTTGGTTCCCCCACTGAAGTTCTGATCCGCGTTGAGCAGCAGGATGGTGGCGAGACCGCGCAGCAGAATGTAATTGCCAAGGTCCGCCAGGTTCTTGGTGAAGACAACATCAATTACCGCCGGGTTGAGGTGGTCGGACCCCGCGTGAGTGGTGAGCTGACCCGAACCGGTATTATTGCTGTCCTTTCGGCGCTGTTTGCGGTTCTGGTCTATATCTGGTTCCGGTTTGAGTGGCAGTTCGCCGTGGGCGCCGTCCTGGCCACCATGCACGATGTCATTCTGACCATTGGTATGTTTGCGGTCCTGCAGCTGGACTTTAACCTTGCCAGTATCGCCGCAATCCTGACCATTGTGGGGTATTCGCTGAACGATACCGTTGTGGTCTATGACCGGATCAGAGAGACGTTGCGCAAGTACAAAAAGCGTCCGTTGGCGGAGCTGCTTGATGTTGCCATCAACCAGACACTGTCCAGAACGGTCCTGACCTCTGTCACGACCTTGCTGGCTCTGGGCTCGCTGTTCTTCTTTGGTGGCGAGGTTATTCGCTCGTTCACCTTTGCCATGATCTGGGGTGTGTTTGTTGGCACTTATTCCTCCGTGTTTATGGCAGCGCCACTGTTGATCTTCCTGAAGCTGCGGCCACAGCAGCTGCATGATGAAGAAGATGGTGACACCGTTGGGGCAGGCTCGGTCTAG
- the secD gene encoding protein translocase subunit SecD, which yields MLHFARWKSFLILLTVISGVVLTIPNFFDEDSVKSWPDWVPSKQMVLGLDLQGGSHLLLQVERDGLVKERLETLRGDVRNLLREDRLRYTNLAIAKQAVQVRITDPTKVEQAREKLQSLATPVSLGFVTGQSSVNEVEITVSDGNQLRLALTEEGILQRIRSAVTQSIEVITKRVNELGTTEPTIQREGADRILVQVPGLDDPESLKAILGSTAKLTFQMVDATSSVQDVLNGGRPPIGTDLLYDTEDPPQPYLVERRVLVSGEELSDAQPAFDQRTNEPIITFRFNTSGARKFGRATQENVGRPFAIVLDGSVISAPVIREPILGGSGQISGSFTAETANNLAILLRAGALPAELTIIEERTVGPGLGADSIEAGKVAGIIGAVAVVVFMILSYGLFGVLANTALAANILLIVGTLSVLGATLTLPGIAGIVLTIGMAVDANVLIYERIREEARIGRSAIASIDAGFSRALGTILDANITTLIAAVILFSLGSGPIRGFAVTLAIGIVTTVFCAFTFNRFLIAQWVRMKRPTAVPI from the coding sequence ATGCTACACTTTGCTCGTTGGAAAAGCTTTCTGATTCTGCTGACGGTGATCAGTGGCGTCGTGCTGACCATTCCCAATTTCTTTGATGAAGACAGCGTCAAGTCCTGGCCGGACTGGGTTCCATCCAAACAGATGGTTCTCGGTCTTGACCTTCAGGGCGGTTCTCACCTGCTTCTGCAGGTGGAGCGTGACGGACTGGTCAAGGAGCGCCTTGAAACCCTGCGCGGTGATGTGCGGAACCTTCTTCGTGAAGATCGGTTGCGCTACACCAATCTGGCGATTGCCAAGCAGGCGGTTCAGGTCCGCATTACCGACCCGACCAAAGTGGAGCAGGCCCGCGAGAAATTGCAATCTCTCGCGACACCGGTTTCGCTCGGCTTTGTGACCGGGCAGAGCTCTGTCAACGAGGTCGAGATCACGGTTTCTGACGGTAACCAGCTTCGACTGGCTCTGACTGAAGAAGGCATCCTCCAGCGGATCCGGTCAGCGGTCACTCAGTCGATTGAGGTGATTACCAAGCGCGTCAACGAACTTGGTACCACTGAGCCGACCATTCAGCGGGAAGGGGCCGACCGTATTCTGGTGCAGGTGCCTGGTCTTGATGATCCGGAGAGCCTGAAAGCCATTCTCGGTTCAACGGCAAAGCTGACCTTCCAGATGGTCGATGCAACGTCATCTGTTCAGGATGTGCTGAATGGTGGTCGCCCGCCGATCGGGACAGACCTTCTTTATGATACAGAAGATCCGCCTCAGCCTTATCTGGTGGAGCGTCGGGTTCTGGTTTCGGGTGAAGAGCTGTCAGATGCCCAGCCGGCTTTTGACCAGCGTACCAATGAGCCGATCATCACCTTCCGCTTCAATACATCGGGTGCGCGGAAATTCGGCCGTGCCACACAGGAAAATGTCGGACGTCCTTTTGCGATTGTTCTTGATGGTTCTGTGATTTCGGCACCAGTGATCCGGGAACCTATCCTGGGTGGCTCCGGTCAGATCTCTGGTAGCTTCACTGCTGAGACCGCCAATAATCTGGCTATCCTGCTGCGTGCCGGTGCACTGCCCGCAGAGTTGACCATCATTGAAGAGCGGACCGTTGGGCCAGGCCTTGGTGCCGATTCCATTGAAGCCGGTAAAGTGGCCGGTATCATTGGTGCCGTGGCTGTTGTGGTCTTCATGATCCTCTCCTATGGCCTGTTTGGTGTTCTCGCCAATACGGCGCTGGCGGCCAATATCCTGCTGATTGTTGGCACATTGTCCGTTCTTGGAGCGACGCTGACACTGCCTGGTATTGCCGGTATCGTTCTGACCATCGGTATGGCGGTGGATGCCAACGTGCTGATTTATGAGCGTATCCGCGAAGAAGCGAGAATTGGCCGATCAGCCATTGCCTCAATCGATGCGGGCTTCAGCCGGGCACTGGGAACCATTCTTGACGCCAATATCACCACATTGATTGCGGCGGTCATTCTGTTCTCGCTCGGGTCAGGCCCCATTCGCGGATTTGCGGTGACACTTGCCATTGGTATCGTCACCACGGTGTTCTGCGCTTTCACCTTCAATCGTTTTCTGATTGCCCAGTGGGTGCGGATGAAGCGCCCGACTGCTGTGCCGATCTGA